From the Calonectris borealis chromosome 12, bCalBor7.hap1.2, whole genome shotgun sequence genome, one window contains:
- the PARD6A gene encoding partitioning defective 6 homolog alpha — MAKHHRTPARSAEPVIEVKSKFDAEFRRFAMKRSGAGSFQDFYRLLQTVHQIPRVDVLLGYTDVHGDLLPINNDDNYHKALSSANPLLRVIIQKKAESDAGVFASNSLQRKKKGLLRPTHYRAKPHLLIGMPQDFRQISSIIDVDILPETHRRVRLHKHGSDKPLGFYIRDGVSVRVAPQGVEKVPGIFISRLVKGGLAESTGLLAVSDEILEVNGIDVAGKSLDQVTDMMVANSHNLIITVKPANQRNNVIRSSKASGSSGMSTDSTPSQQTPSPASQYLSNYSTAESDEEGDLVIESDSAPHYISGGCPNGAPPDGPFQRSLSPRSSRGSLQSLGSHDGSPGRGSGREDGTLLTL, encoded by the exons aTGGCCAAGCACCACCGCACGCCGGCGCGCTCCGCCGAGCCCGTCATCGAGGTCAAGAGCAAG ttcGATGCCGAATTTCGCCGCTTCGCCATGAAGCGCTCCGGCGCGGGCAGCTTCCAGGACTTCTATCGCCTGCTGCAGACGGTGCACCAGATCCCGCGGGTGGACGTGCTCCTGGGCTACACGGATGTCCACGGTGACCTCCTGCCCATCAACAATGACGACAACTACCACAAAGCCCTGTCCTCCGCCAACCCCCTCCTCAGGGTCATCATCCAGAAGAAGG CAGAGTCTGACGCCGGCGTCTTCGCCTCAAACTCCTTGCAGCGGAAGAAGAAGGGGCTGCTGCGCCCCACGCACTACCGAGCTAAGCCTCACCTCCTCATCGGCATGCCCCAGGACTTCCGCCAGATCTCCTCCATCATCGACGTGGACATCCTGCCCGAGACCCACCGCCGCGTGCGGCTCCACAAGCACGGCTCCGACAAGCCGCTGGGCTTCTACATCCGCGATGGCGTCAGCGTGCGCGTGGCCCCGCAGGGCGTCGAGAAGGTGCCCGGCATCTTCATCTCCCGCCTGGTGAAGGGCGGCTTGGCCGAGAGCACGGGGCTGCTGGCGGTGAGCGACGAGATCCTGGAGGTCAATGGCATCGACGTGGCCGGCAAGTCCCTGGACCAGGTGACGGACATGATGGTGGCCAATAGCCACAACCTTATCATCACCGTCAAGCCGGCCAACCAGCGCAACAACGTCATCCGCAGCAGCAAGGCCTCGGGCAGCTCGGGAATGTCCACGGACAGCACCCCCAGCCAGCAGACCCCCAGCCCGGCCTCGCAGTACCTGAGCAATTACAGCACGGCCGAGAGTGACGAGGAGGGCGACCTGGTCATCGAGAGCGACAGCGCGCCCCACTACATCTCCGGGGGCTGCCCCAACGGGGCCCCCCCGGACGGACCCTTCCAGCGGAGCCTGTCCCCGCGCAGCTCGCGGGGCTCCCTGCAGTCCCTCGGCAGCCACGACGGCAGCCCCGGCCGAGGCAGCGGGCGGGAGGATGGCACCCTCCTCACCCTATAG
- the HERPUD1 gene encoding homocysteine-responsive endoplasmic reticulum-resident ubiquitin-like domain member 1 protein: protein MEEPLALLVRSPTQRHPDLRLRAAPAWTVRRLKAELRRLVPDAPPEEDQKLIYSGKLLLDHHYLRELLPKHGELHALHLVYNFKTPANMQETNAEVKADQPKLSSEASQEPSVSPSNGERLRCSAGGQSSAEASNRLETTRHPFQSVAPGFSAYTTYSMLQMSWFQQIYARQYYMQYLASTAASADPSHTRRSQEIPVTPPAPLPDPFPAQNQPGNQNAAAQVNAAANQNLRMNAQGGPLMEEEEEGGNRDWLDWLYSATLFYVFVNIIYFYSSVSRFLLVMGGTVLMYLHHVGWLPFRRRPVQPFPGNVPPQAAINQDQNNNLQGGNGGGADESEASPDEGQVLQELQQGNPSFMSTVWVFFKTFFASLLPEGPGVTRN, encoded by the exons atggaggAGCCGCTGGCGCTGCTCGTCCGGAGCCCCACGCAGCGGCACCCCGACCTGCGcctccgcgccgcccccgcctggACCGTGCGCCGCCTCAAGGCCGAGCTGCGGCGCCTCGTACCCGACGCGCCG cctGAAGAGGACCAAAAGCTGATTTATTCTGGGAAGCTGCTGCTTGATCATCATTATCTGAGAGAGTTGCTGCCAAAG CACGGAGAGTTGCATGCTCTTCATTTGGTATACAACTTCAAGACTCCTGCAAATATGCAAGAAACCAATGCAGAG GTGAAAGCTGATCAGCCAAAGTTATCATCAGAAGCTAGTCAAGAACCATCTGTATCTCCCTCAAATGGTGAAAGACTGAGATGCTCTGCTGGTGGCCAGTCTTCAGCAGAAGCCAGTAACag GCTTGAAACAACTCGGCATCCCTTCCAAAGTGTGGCTCCTGGCTTCTCTGCTTATACAACCTACAGCATGCttcagatgtcctggtttcagcagATTTATGCAAGACAATATTACATGCAATA CTTGGCTTCTACTGCTGCATCTGCTGACCCATCCCATACACGGCGTTCTCAGGAGATACCAGTGACACCCCCGGCTCCTCTTCCAGACCCGTTTCCTGCACAAAATCAGCCTGGAAACCAGAACGCTGCTGCCCAGGTTAACGCAGCGGCCAACCAGAACTTGCGGATGAATGCCCAAGGGGGTCCCCtcatggaggaagaggaggagggtggcaATCGAGATTGGTTGGACTGGCTCTACTCAGCAACACTGTTCTATGTTTTTGTCAACATTATCTATTTCTACTCCAGTGTCAGCAGATTCCTCCTGGTTATGGGTGGCACTGTGCTGATGTATCT GCACCATGTTGGGTGGCTTCCATTTAGACGAAGACCAGTTCAGCCCTTCCCAGGCAATGTTCCTCCTCAAGCTGCTATAAACCAGGACCAAAACAATAACTTACAG GGAGGAAATGGAGGCGGAGCAGATGAATCTGAGGCATCTCCTGATGAGGGACAAGTTCTACAAGAACTGCAGCAGGGCAACCCCTCATTTATGAGCACagtatgggtttttttcaagaCTTTCTTTGCATCCCTCCTTCCAGAAGGCCCTGGAGTGACCCGCAACTGA